A window of Benincasa hispida cultivar B227 chromosome 9, ASM972705v1, whole genome shotgun sequence genomic DNA:
AGTAGAGGAGTTTAGGATGATACCCTTCGATCCATAATAACATGCCTAACAAGCAGAACATCACTACATCCAACCCAAACTCAATTGGATCAAAACGAATCTCAAAACAAAAATCTACTATCTACAAGGAAGTCGAAACCTAACTTTCTCCAGGCATGCACTTGATGATATCGGAATCTCGAGGATCGATAATACCTGCAGCAGACTCAGTAGTACCTTAAGATTTCTAAGTGAAGCATGTCTTATAAACTTCATATCATCTTATAGAGCACCCAACACAACAGCGTATGCATCAGAGTTAAAATCCCACCCATCAACGCATCAGTCATAAATCAACCAAGACACAATGGACTGCATTCCTAAATGCTCCAAGTTGGCAATGAAAACTGGTGCAGAAAGTACATCAGAGCAATTCTCTTGATCACTATGGTTTAAAAATATGCATCACAAAACGTAACTATAGAAATTAGAGACTTGTTTTTTAATGTTGCTCAGCAGgaacaattttatatttttcatgagaAATTTATAGTTAGAACTCAAGACATAGTTATTTGTATAACTCATAGTATAGATCATGTTCAAATAAGGTCGTTGTTCCCCAGAAATTTATGGTATTACTGCATTACGAACTTCAAGTAAAAACGAACAGTGTAGATCTGAgaggataaaataatttatctactgTATATTGACGAAGGGAATATATATACTTCAAAGTAGTAAGGGGAATTTTTCAATATCCGCATCCCCACCACACTTGAATAAGAGATTATTAAAGGGGCAGAGAGGGTATAACAAAAAGAATCTATGGCCCATAACATGATtgcgcaaaaaaaaaaaaaacaaacaaaccagATAAATCCGATGAAAAGGACTATGACACTTCTCATGCAGGTTTTGTATAGTAGTATTAGTAACAAGTCATAAGTTTGAGATCCAGGcttaaaacaataatttataaATCACTAAGCTGATAGATACATTACATAAGAGACGTGTGGTTTTGAACTAATCACCAACTAAAGTTAAACGGCAATCCAATACCAATAATGCAGCTAAGGCCACTTTTGATAGGCGATTAGTTTTtggttggttttttaaaattaagcttataaatactTACTTCCACTCATAAGTTACTGTATTTTACTATCCATTTACTACTAATCTTTTCAAAAGCTAAgcaaagttttgaaaactataaaaaaaaaaaaaaaaaaaaaaaaaaaaaaaaagtagcttttagaACTTGTTTtatagaatttgactaagaagtAAACTGTTACTTCCAGAAATTTGATAATCATagtataaaatttagaaaaaaacaaGCATAAAAAACAAAACCTAAGTAAACAATATAAACTTGATCAACTCTCCAACAACAATTTGCCTAAAGCAAGGCAACATCATTTTGTGCAGTTGATCATTGTAATAGCAAGGGGAAGGGCAACAGGAAGGACGACCATACTTACAGGACCTGTAGAGGTTGTACAAATAATAGCGAGGGGAAGGAAGACCTGAAATTTGTAGTTCGTAGTAGTAAACAAAACCACCCAGACATAATAGCTAAGTTAGTAGCACAACCATCCGCCACCTCCGTTGTGCTTGTGCCAACTAGCAATTGGCGACTTCATAACTTAGTTCAAGAATAAATCAAGATCAAAGCAGACTAGCAACTTCCGTTACTATTAATGGTGAAATTCGCAACAAGGCTTATTTGGATTATCTTTctaaatacttaaaaaaagattaaatttagaaaGTCGGTCCAAACACACCCGTGTTTTTTCTTTATGCAGAAAGTGAATCTAAACATGCCCCGTTCCATGATTCGATAAGCACTTGAACCTGCAGAAAGTGGCTGACAATGCAGCCTCAGGTGGAATTGGATGAAGAACTTCAAATTATCATTGGTGGTTTGAATAAAGTTACATATTACATATCAACATGCAGACGAAAATCAGGAACTACCCATCTAGTTTCTACATTTGAAGCCTaaaatcaacataaaaaaacAGAAGGCCCAACATTACACCAAAAAGTTACCTCAGTTTTCCCCAGCTTCAGCCTTCTTTGTTCTAACTCGCCTGGACATAACCGCTTAATATAAAGACTACAACAACGAGAGAATCAGACATTTCCAACCGGCTCCATAAATATTATCGTTATTCTCGAAAAATTTTACAATAACTTAGGCTGCAATCGGATTTTTCCGCGGCCTGCCCCTCTTCTTACCTGTGCCAGTGCCACGCACTATCGGAGCCCTGGCAACGGGAGGAGCATTCACCGCCGCTCCCTCTCTAACTGTTGGCGTCTCCTCCGCCGCCACCGCTACCGCCGCCACCGCTGCCGTTTCTCCATTCCTACTAGCTTCTTGAGGCTTGTTAGAAAATATTGGGGGCATCCAATTGGGGAACGACGCTGTTGGTGGCTTTGTTTCGCTGCCCTTCCCACTTTTCTCGGTACATTGAGCTGCAAAACCCATCGGAAAGAAACCCCAGCAACAATAGTAGGCTTCCTGGCCCTGAACGAGCGGCGGAAGCGACGGAAGTAACACCGCCTGAAATGCCCTCTTGCAATTCTGACACCGTAAACAGCAACCCTCATAAACCCTAGGATACTCAAATAACACGTAACAGTAAGGGCAAGCGGTCCAGAAACTCGATAATTTCAGCCGCTGATTCGGAGATAGATCGGCGTTGGCGTTGGCGTTGGCGTTGGCGTTGGCGCTGGCGCTGTCGTTACTCTCAAACCCTTGCTGTTTCTTCCCACTTGATCGTTGGCTTCGACGCACAGGCAATTTGTTCTGCTGAGACAAATCGATCTTAGCGAAGAGGTTAAGCTCGTTATCGTAAAGCGATTTCTTCGAATGGTCGGACAATACAGCCCATGAATCCGCGACCAACTTGAAAGCTTGATCAGCAAAGGGAAATTTGTTCTTATCGGGATGTAGAAGTAACGCAAGTTTCCGGTACTGCTTCTTGATGAGATCTGGATCGTCAGATCGTCGTTCAATCTGAAGAATGGAATACCAATCATTGTGGTTGTTGATTCGCTTTTCCGACGCCAATAACACATCGGCAACAGCTAAGATCTGATCGGAGCCATCCAAAAGGGGCTCAGTTTCTTGAGCTAAGATAGCGAAATCTCTGGAGCCGGTGAAATCACGGCTGTGCAAGAGTTTTTCAGCGATTCCAAGCAAGCGTTCTGCTTCAACCCTATTGGAATTTTCCATCAAAATTTCCTCTGATTCTTCCCGAAATTGACGGGTTTGTTTGGGAATCGAGAAGATTAAAGGCCCTGATTTTGCTATCGCATAAGCGCCAACTTCTTCCTGTTTTTCCTGATCCAAAACGTAACGAAAGATGAGAAAAAATTGATTCTTTCTTACCTTCTTCGATCCATTtccaaacttttcttctctttaattCCTGTAATGATACCCAATAAGCGTGCCTTCCGACTTGAAAACTAACACGATTTTTCGAATTTTGGAACACTAGCACTAAAATGGACTTCGAAAAGACTCATTTGCCCTTTcaatatgtttctttttttctttttcttttgagtaAAACTTAAGTATGTTTCACTTTCTTCttcatattttctttgaaattccACCCAAAGTTATTCTTCATTCTAAGATACAAAACCATAACTTTTTCGATAAATAATAAACTTTGTTATTACGTTTTTATTAAAGTAATGatttcttatctttttttttttttttatataagaaataattatttatattgaactttctatacaacaaatttctcattttttatagTTGGTTATGTCACTCGTTTCGATTTTGtttatgatttttctttattcttccATTTCAACAATGTGGGGTATTGttggattttggatttagttaaattccttttatgtaatttttagtggctctttttttcccctttggtagatttataagaatttttctttttttaaaaaatagaaaagaaaaatctaagAAAAGTAGGCTAATCTACGTAAAATTCAACTAGTTAGGTATATATCATAGGAAATTAGATCTTAAGTAGTTGACCAACATGAATTAAACTCATGCCCTCTTAGTTTTAGaaacagttgcaaatataacaattaagcTTGAAGTATTAACATATATAgcacaatacaaaaaaagtacatatataGCCAAATTTAGATAGTTTATTAATGATGATTATAACAATTGTAGGAGTTTGTTAGTGATAGACCATAATATTAGTAGGAATTTATCAATGATTTACCATATTATTGGTggaagtctatcaacgatagaccaTATAattgatagattttgctat
This region includes:
- the LOC120086285 gene encoding chaperone protein DnaJ yields the protein MENSNRVEAERLLGIAEKLLHSRDFTGSRDFAILAQETEPLLDGSDQILAVADVLLASEKRINNHNDWYSILQIERRSDDPDLIKKQYRKLALLLHPDKNKFPFADQAFKLVADSWAVLSDHSKKSLYDNELNLFAKIDLSQQNKLPVRRSQRSSGKKQQGFESNDSASANANANANANADLSPNQRLKLSSFWTACPYCYVLFEYPRVYEGCCLRCQNCKRAFQAVLLPSLPPLVQGQEAYYCCWGFFPMGFAAQCTEKSGKGSETKPPTASFPNWMPPIFSNKPQEASRNGETAAVAAVAVAAEETPTVREGAAVNAPPVARAPIVRGTGTGKKRGRPRKNPIAA